One genomic segment of Dehalogenimonas alkenigignens includes these proteins:
- the msrA gene encoding peptide-methionine (S)-S-oxide reductase MsrA, giving the protein MESAVFGGGCFWCLEAVFSRLKGVTGVTPGYAGGTVEKPTYEQVCSGRTGHAEVVRIEYDESVITFRDLLAVFFRAHDPTTANRQGADIGSQYRSIILTADQSKENEARAYIEKLETAGEFQDPIVTEIQKLNVFYPAETYHHDYYRRHSDQPYCRAVIAPKLAKLFKDK; this is encoded by the coding sequence ATGGAGAGCGCTGTCTTTGGAGGGGGTTGTTTTTGGTGCCTTGAAGCGGTGTTCAGCCGCTTAAAAGGCGTTACGGGGGTCACTCCGGGTTACGCTGGAGGTACCGTAGAAAAACCCACCTATGAACAGGTGTGCTCCGGGCGGACCGGTCATGCCGAGGTGGTCAGGATTGAGTACGATGAATCAGTGATTACGTTCAGGGATTTGCTGGCAGTGTTCTTCCGAGCTCATGATCCGACGACGGCGAACCGTCAGGGCGCAGATATCGGCAGCCAGTACCGGTCAATAATTCTAACCGCCGACCAGTCTAAGGAGAACGAGGCACGGGCTTACATCGAAAAGCTTGAGACTGCCGGTGAATTTCAGGACCCGATTGTCACCGAGATTCAGAAACTGAACGTATTTTACCCTGCAGAAACCTACCATCACGATTATTACAGGCGCCATTCCGATCAGCCTTATTGCAGAGCAGTAATCGCTCCCAAACTGGCAAAGTTATTCAAGGACAAGTAG
- a CDS encoding phosphoribosyltransferase: MGQIRVISRSAAPFVDRQEAGRLLADSMSHLMDTHAVVLGIPRGGVAVAAELARRLRAELDIVLSRKLRAPGQPELAMGAVSEDGHVLLNKDVVEALDIKPDTIERERTFQLSEIERRGRLFRGTRKRVPLKGRIVIVTDDGVATGATFRSALDACRHESPSRLIAALPVAPEGAIQDIAAAADELICLRVPPFFNAVGQFYVRFEQLEDDDVIKLLQLSTP; the protein is encoded by the coding sequence GTGGGACAAATCCGCGTCATCAGCCGCAGCGCTGCACCGTTCGTTGACCGGCAAGAAGCCGGCCGCCTGTTAGCGGACTCGATGAGTCACCTGATGGATACTCATGCGGTAGTTCTGGGAATACCCCGCGGCGGCGTGGCAGTGGCGGCGGAACTTGCCCGCCGGTTGAGGGCAGAACTCGATATCGTACTTTCAAGAAAGTTGAGAGCGCCTGGTCAGCCCGAACTTGCGATGGGGGCGGTGTCGGAAGACGGCCATGTGCTTCTGAATAAGGATGTCGTTGAAGCTCTTGATATCAAACCAGATACGATCGAGCGGGAACGGACATTTCAACTCTCCGAAATCGAACGGCGCGGTCGTCTGTTCAGGGGAACCAGGAAACGTGTGCCGCTCAAAGGCAGGATTGTAATTGTCACAGATGACGGTGTGGCAACAGGGGCAACGTTCAGGTCGGCACTGGATGCCTGTCGCCACGAAAGTCCGTCAAGATTGATAGCCGCCTTGCCGGTGGCGCCGGAAGGCGCCATTCAAGATATTGCGGCCGCCGCCGACGAACTGATTTGTTTACGGGTGCCGCCGTTTTTTAATGCAGTAGGACAATTTTATGTCAGATTTGAACAACTTGAAGATGACGACGTTATCAAATTACTTCAACTTTCGACGCCCTGA